Proteins encoded together in one Nostoc sp. PCC 7524 window:
- the pds gene encoding 15-cis-phytoene desaturase, protein MRVAIAGAGLAGLSCAKYLTDAGHTPIVLERRDVLGGLVAAWKDSDGDWYETGLHAFFGAYPNMLQLLKELGIEDRLQWKEHTLIFNQPEKPGTYSRFDVPDIPAPFNVIASILRNNDMLTWEQKIRFAIGLLPAVVRGQQYVEEMDKYSFLEWLERQGVGERVTSDVFIAACKALTFINPDEVSSTILLTALNRFLQERYGSKIAFLDGSPTERLCQPIVDYITERGGEVRLNAPLKEILLNPDGTVKGFLLRGLNGEPDEEITADCYVSAMSVDPLKVMLPEPWKQMEFFQKLEGLEGVPVINLHLWFDRKLTDIDHLLFSRSPLLSVYADMSNTCRGYADPNRSMLELVLAPAKDWISKSDEEIVAATMTELEKLFPDHFGGENPAKLLKSHVVKTPRSVYKATPGRQQYRPPQQTPITNFFLSGSYTMQRYLGSMEGAVLSGKLTAQAICESLPMANASNLQTLTRPPATNAATA, encoded by the coding sequence ATGCGAGTAGCGATCGCGGGCGCTGGTCTAGCAGGACTTTCCTGCGCGAAATATCTCACGGACGCAGGTCACACTCCCATTGTCTTAGAGCGTCGAGACGTATTGGGTGGATTAGTGGCAGCGTGGAAAGACTCTGACGGCGACTGGTATGAAACTGGGTTGCACGCCTTCTTTGGGGCATATCCCAATATGCTCCAGTTGCTCAAGGAATTGGGCATTGAGGACAGACTCCAGTGGAAAGAACATACACTAATTTTTAATCAACCAGAGAAGCCAGGAACATACTCACGTTTTGATGTGCCGGATATCCCCGCTCCTTTCAACGTGATTGCGTCGATTCTGCGTAACAACGATATGTTGACTTGGGAGCAGAAGATTCGCTTCGCTATTGGCCTACTACCAGCCGTGGTGAGAGGTCAGCAGTATGTCGAAGAAATGGACAAGTACAGCTTCTTAGAGTGGTTGGAAAGACAAGGCGTAGGTGAGCGCGTCACCAGTGACGTGTTTATCGCTGCTTGCAAAGCACTAACCTTTATCAATCCCGATGAAGTTTCGTCCACAATTCTCCTCACAGCCTTAAATCGCTTTCTCCAAGAAAGATACGGCTCTAAAATCGCATTTTTGGATGGTTCACCTACAGAACGACTATGCCAACCCATCGTTGATTACATCACCGAACGTGGTGGCGAAGTCCGACTCAATGCCCCCTTAAAAGAAATTTTGCTTAACCCGGATGGTACAGTAAAAGGATTCTTGCTGCGGGGGTTAAATGGCGAACCAGATGAAGAGATTACAGCAGACTGTTACGTGTCAGCCATGTCAGTTGACCCGTTAAAAGTCATGTTGCCAGAACCTTGGAAGCAAATGGAGTTTTTCCAAAAGCTAGAAGGTTTGGAAGGTGTGCCAGTCATTAACCTGCATCTATGGTTTGATCGGAAATTAACAGACATTGATCACCTGTTATTTTCGCGATCGCCCCTCCTCAGCGTTTATGCTGATATGAGCAATACCTGCCGTGGATATGCTGACCCCAATCGCTCCATGCTGGAATTAGTTCTAGCACCGGCCAAAGATTGGATTAGCAAATCTGACGAGGAAATTGTGGCTGCAACTATGACTGAGTTGGAAAAACTCTTTCCTGATCACTTTGGGGGAGAAAATCCCGCCAAATTGCTCAAATCTCATGTAGTGAAAACGCCGCGTTCTGTTTACAAAGCGACTCCTGGTCGTCAACAGTATCGTCCACCCCAACAAACTCCCATTACCAACTTCTTTCTTTCTGGGAGTTACACCATGCAACGCTATTTAGGCAGTATGGAAGGGGCTGTACTTTCTGGTAAGCTAACAGCGCAGGCGATCTGCGAATCACTGCCGATGGCAAATGCCTCAAACCTGCAAACGCTAACCCGACCGCCTGCAACGAATGCTGCAACTGCCTGA